The proteins below are encoded in one region of Blastocatellia bacterium:
- a CDS encoding nitric-oxide reductase large subunit produces MTGQHQSAATLSPWWRHAVILILVGGFTVLIWLAVKSYSDAPPIPDRVVGPTGETIVTGDDIRAGQQVFLKYGLMENGSIWGHGAYLGPDFSAEYLHALAVDVRQRLAHERYGRAWDELNSSERSHITAEVEQLLKENRYDPKTRTLRWTEAEVASFRTQVARWTNYFSQPTRSGGLAPKLISDPREIEQLTAFFAWTAWASVARRPGRSYSYTNNFPYDPLVGNTPTSGAVLWSALSLIALLAGIAAVLFAFGKFDYLGWKGASDHVHPRILPGQTTESQRAVIKYFVVVALLFLAQVLVGGATAHYRADPGSFYGIDLSRLFPSNIMRTWHLQLAIFWIATAYIAGGLFLAPAIGGREPGGQARGVNLLFIALLIVAGGSLLGEYLGINRRLGDLWFWLGHQGWEYLDLGRAWQVLLAVGLVMWLVLLFRAVRPAREDVEQREISSLFLYAATAIPLFYLPAMFFTSTSHYTIVDTWRFWIIHLWVEGFFELFVTVMVAMIFYKLGIVTHLTATRVVYLDAILYLGSGIIGTGHHWYWTGQTHITMALGAIFSAMEVVPLTLLTLDAWDFIKLTRGRCDVCGQSVSVPHKWTFYFLMAVGFWNFVGAGVFGFLINLPIVSYFEVGTILTPNHGHAAMMGVFGMLAMALLTFSLRQVVTDDEWVRPEKYIRLSFWGLNVGLALMVLLNLFPGGVLQLLDVLENGYWHARSPAFLNQPIMRLIEWLRLPADLIFIVAGVIPVLMATFLVYRTVRRAPAVGAAIPHPPYQPATRS; encoded by the coding sequence ATGACAGGCCAACACCAATCGGCCGCAACCCTTTCACCTTGGTGGCGACATGCGGTGATTCTCATCCTCGTTGGTGGATTTACGGTTCTGATCTGGCTGGCCGTCAAAAGCTATAGTGACGCGCCGCCCATTCCCGACCGGGTCGTGGGACCGACAGGCGAAACTATTGTCACGGGCGATGATATTCGGGCGGGTCAGCAGGTCTTCCTCAAGTACGGGCTGATGGAAAACGGCAGCATCTGGGGGCACGGGGCTTATCTCGGCCCCGATTTTTCCGCCGAGTACCTCCATGCGCTTGCCGTGGATGTCCGCCAGAGGCTCGCCCATGAGAGATACGGGCGCGCATGGGATGAGTTGAACTCGTCCGAACGAAGTCACATCACGGCGGAGGTCGAACAGCTTCTCAAGGAGAATCGCTACGATCCGAAAACGCGCACGTTGAGGTGGACTGAAGCCGAAGTCGCTTCCTTTCGCACTCAGGTGGCGCGCTGGACTAATTACTTCTCCCAGCCGACGCGCAGCGGGGGGCTCGCTCCCAAACTCATCAGCGATCCCCGGGAGATCGAACAACTGACGGCGTTCTTCGCCTGGACGGCCTGGGCATCGGTGGCGCGTCGTCCCGGGCGATCATATTCTTACACGAACAACTTCCCCTACGATCCGCTGGTGGGCAATACGCCCACAAGTGGTGCGGTGCTCTGGAGCGCGTTGAGTTTGATCGCACTTCTCGCGGGGATCGCGGCGGTCCTCTTTGCCTTCGGAAAGTTCGACTACTTGGGATGGAAGGGAGCGAGCGACCACGTTCACCCGCGCATTCTGCCGGGGCAGACGACTGAAAGTCAACGCGCCGTGATCAAGTACTTCGTCGTCGTCGCGCTGCTCTTTCTCGCTCAGGTGCTCGTCGGCGGCGCGACGGCGCATTATCGGGCCGATCCGGGAAGCTTTTACGGGATTGATCTCTCGCGCCTCTTCCCGAGCAATATCATGCGGACGTGGCACCTGCAACTGGCCATTTTCTGGATTGCGACCGCTTACATAGCCGGAGGGCTCTTTCTCGCTCCGGCCATCGGTGGACGCGAACCGGGCGGCCAGGCGCGGGGCGTGAATCTCCTGTTCATCGCGTTGTTGATCGTGGCTGGCGGCAGTCTGCTGGGCGAGTACCTCGGCATCAATCGCAGGCTGGGTGATCTCTGGTTCTGGCTGGGACATCAGGGCTGGGAGTATCTCGATCTCGGTCGCGCGTGGCAGGTGTTGCTCGCCGTCGGCCTCGTGATGTGGTTGGTCCTTCTCTTTCGCGCCGTGAGACCGGCCCGCGAGGATGTCGAGCAGCGAGAAATCTCCTCGCTCTTCCTCTATGCGGCAACGGCTATTCCGCTTTTTTACCTTCCGGCGATGTTTTTCACCTCCACGAGCCATTACACGATCGTGGATACCTGGCGGTTCTGGATCATTCACCTGTGGGTTGAAGGCTTCTTTGAGTTGTTCGTGACGGTGATGGTAGCGATGATTTTTTACAAACTTGGCATCGTCACTCATCTGACGGCGACGCGCGTGGTCTACCTCGATGCCATTCTCTACCTGGGCAGCGGCATCATCGGCACGGGCCATCATTGGTACTGGACAGGGCAAACACACATCACCATGGCTCTGGGAGCGATCTTTTCGGCGATGGAGGTCGTTCCGTTGACGCTGTTGACGCTCGATGCCTGGGACTTCATCAAGCTGACGCGAGGCCGTTGCGACGTTTGCGGCCAATCGGTGTCGGTGCCGCACAAATGGACGTTTTACTTCCTCATGGCCGTCGGCTTCTGGAACTTCGTCGGCGCCGGTGTCTTCGGCTTCCTCATCAATTTGCCCATCGTGAGCTATTTTGAAGTCGGCACGATCCTGACGCCGAATCACGGTCATGCCGCGATGATGGGGGTCTTTGGAATGTTGGCGATGGCGCTTCTCACTTTCTCGCTTCGTCAGGTCGTGACCGACGATGAGTGGGTGCGCCCGGAAAAATACATCCGGCTTTCGTTCTGGGGATTGAATGTGGGACTGGCGCTGATGGTGCTGCTGAACCTCTTCCCGGGAGGCGTGCTGCAGCTTCTCGATGTGCTGGAGAACGGTTACTGGCACGCCCGCAGCCCGGCGTTTCTCAATCAGCCGATCATGCGCCTGATCGAATGGCTCCGGCTGCCGGCGGATCTCATCTTCATTGTGGCGGGCGTCATCCCGGTTCTCATGGCCACATTCCTGGTCTATCGGACGGTCCGGCGCGCGCCAGCGGTCGGTGCGGCCATCCCTCATCCCCCGTACCAACCGGCGACTCGATCATAA